One genomic segment of Impatiens glandulifera chromosome 6, dImpGla2.1, whole genome shotgun sequence includes these proteins:
- the LOC124942817 gene encoding ABC transporter F family member 4-like, protein MYKQSSGRNNRPKGFKIKHAIQLFVLVAICIWLIYQVKHSHDKKREFDEKNIKTATSSLSNGAGDEVIKFGRKDVQDRFEETTLVTDGKVEEAQGHEEDNTNKENEQEEEEEEEDIKHGEKEDEGRGGGDDEIDDSDQHKFDMELEHEENLIDEKDAEGKDTEDREDSEEEEGERRSEERENSEEEGEEGKRRSEEKENSGEEEGERRSEEKENSGEGEGEKRPEERVNSDEEEEEEREKRSEREEEDHDHEAREEHYKADDASSAVAHETERESSEKLSEQSRTEEEESANNVKEEEEEEDVNARGQNSAQGNQTAMGNDIPQNDVTTNGSIISNLNLTMKMDEKDSELVNDPIEMGKENTGALLNQIQEDLQQKSDPKATQLEEEEEKTQEEITETNSQNNIVHESLSKLNTTTEGEGGDKELLDHSNMGGTKAVEGEAVGEETLNNSGSSKEEEEESESGKEMDPKSEESSVSDPIDSSDSSSSSSSSHLESSSVDTTTTEGNNKHQDAAIM, encoded by the coding sequence ATGTACAAGCAGTCCTCGGGTCGAAACAACAGGCCGAAAGGCTTCAAGATCAAGCACGCTATTCAACTGTTTGTGCTTGTAGCCATCTGCATTTGGTTAATTTATCAAGTCAAGCATTCCCATGATAAGAAAAGGGAATTTGACGAGAAAAACATAAAGACCGCCACCTCCTCCCTTTCAAATGGTGCTGGTGATGAAGTTATAAAATTCGGGAGAAAGGATGTTCAAGATCGGTTTGAGGAAACGACCCTTGTGACGGATGGGAAGGTTGAAGAAGCTCAAGGACACGAGGAAGATAACACAAACAAAGAGAATgagcaagaagaagaagaagaagaagaagacatcaAGCATggagaaaaagaagatgaaggcAGAGGGGGTGGAGATGATGAGATAGATGATAGtgatcaacataaatttgatatGGAGCTCGAGCATGAAGAAAATTTGATCGATGAGAAGGATGCTGAAGGTAAAGATACAGAGGACAGGGAGGATTCCGAGGAGGAGGAAGGTGAAAGAAGATCAGAAGAGAGGGAGAATTCCGAGGAGGAGGGGGAGGAAGGTAAAAGAAGATCGGAGGAGAAAGAGAATTCCGGGGAGGAAGAAGGTGAAAGAAGATCGGAGGAGAAAGAGAATTCCGGGGAGGGAGAAGGTGAAAAAAGACCAGAAGAGAGAGTGAATTCcgatgaggaggaggaggaagaacgTGAAAAGAGATCAGAGAGAGAGGAGGAGGACCACGACCACGAGGCACGAGAAGAACACTACAAAGCTGACGATGCTTCAAGTGCAGTGGCTCATGAAACTGAAAGGGAGAGCTCAGAGAAATTGAGTGAGCAGTCTCGAACAGAAGAGGAGGAAAGTGCCAATAATGtcaaggaggaggaggaggaggaggatgtCAATGCCAGGGGGCAGAATTCTGCACAAGGAAATCAAACTGCAATGGGAAATGACATTCCTCAAAATGATGTAACCACCAATGGAAGCATAAttagtaatttaaatttgaCCATGAAAATGGATGAGAAGGACAGTGAACTCGTCAATGATCCAATTGAGATGGGTAAAGAAAATACTGGCGCTCTCTTAAATCAAATTCAAGAGGATTTGCAACAGAAGTCTGATCCGAAGGCAACCCagctagaagaagaagaagaaaaaacacaagaagAGATCACAGAGACTAATTCCCAGAACAATATTGTGCATGAAAGCTTGTCTAAGTTGAATACAACTACcgaaggagaaggaggagacAAGGAATTATTAGATCATTCCAATATGGGGGGCACAAAAGCAGTAGAAGGAGAGGCGGTTGGGGAGGAAACATTAAACAACTCAGGGTCGtcgaaggaggaggaggaggagtcGGAGTCGGGCAAAGAGATGGATCCCAAGTCAGAAGAGTCTTCTGTAAGTGACCCAATTGATTCTTcggattcttcttcttcttcttcttcatctcatcTAGAGTCTTCATCTGTGGATACCACCACAACCGAAGGAAACAATAAACACCAAGATGCTGCCATCATGTAA